The following proteins are co-located in the bacterium genome:
- a CDS encoding alpha-ketoacid dehydrogenase subunit beta, which yields MATVTYLEAISMGLREEMLRDSNVYLIGEDIGVYGGAFKVTKGFIDEFGGDRVMDTPISEAGIIGVCVGSALMGLRPVAEMQFADFISCGFNQLVNQAAKLHYRWGEAVPMVVRCPSGGGVHGGPFHSQNPEAWFFHVPGLKIVSPSTPYDAKGLIKAAIRDNNPVLFFEHKYLYRRIKGEVPEDDYIVPIGKGEIKREGKDITVIAYSSAVHWALEAAEQIQKDDGVSVEVLDLRSILPYDKELILQSVKKTNKAIVAHEATLTGGVGGDIAAFITENAFEHLDGPVKRLAALDTPVPYSPPLEAHFLPNKEKMLKMMRELAAF from the coding sequence ATGGCGACGGTTACGTATTTGGAAGCAATTTCGATGGGATTGCGCGAGGAAATGCTCCGCGATTCTAATGTCTACTTGATCGGAGAAGACATCGGCGTTTACGGCGGTGCTTTTAAAGTAACGAAAGGCTTTATTGATGAATTCGGCGGTGATCGAGTAATGGACACTCCGATCTCCGAAGCCGGCATTATCGGTGTATGTGTCGGATCGGCGTTGATGGGACTTAGACCAGTTGCAGAGATGCAATTTGCCGATTTCATCTCTTGTGGCTTCAATCAGTTGGTGAATCAAGCCGCTAAGTTACACTACCGGTGGGGCGAAGCCGTGCCGATGGTAGTGCGGTGTCCTTCGGGCGGAGGCGTTCACGGCGGTCCTTTTCACTCGCAAAATCCTGAAGCCTGGTTTTTTCATGTTCCCGGTCTCAAAATCGTATCACCTTCCACGCCGTATGACGCCAAAGGCTTGATCAAAGCGGCAATTCGTGATAATAATCCCGTGTTGTTTTTTGAACACAAATATCTGTACCGTCGCATCAAAGGCGAAGTACCGGAAGATGACTATATCGTTCCTATCGGCAAAGGCGAAATCAAGCGTGAAGGAAAAGACATTACCGTCATTGCCTACAGTTCGGCCGTGCATTGGGCATTAGAGGCGGCAGAACAAATTCAAAAAGACGACGGTGTGAGCGTAGAAGTGCTGGACTTGCGCAGCATTTTGCCGTACGATAAAGAATTGATCTTGCAGTCGGTCAAAAAAACTAACAAAGCCATTGTCGCGCACGAGGCGACTTTGACCGGAGGTGTGGGCGGAGATATTGCTGCTTTCATTACGGAAAACGCTTTCGAACATCTGGATGGTCCGGTCAAACGTTTGGCAGCTTTAGATACGCCGGTACCATATAGCCCGCCGCTGGAAGCGCACTTCCTTCCCAATAAAGAAAAAATGCTGAAAATGATGCGGGAACTGGCAGCGTTTTAG